The proteins below are encoded in one region of Paenibacillus sp. YYML68:
- a CDS encoding PIN domain-containing protein gives MESNFILELVLAQEEATAAEQILDFAEINRIKLVIPTFSLMEPFWTIQGRGKQRKSIQQSLNKELQQLQRSVYNQELVSVLQPLTKTIIDVEIKERDMLEKVLGRLLRVGETIDITSTIYEGSIRYQEELDLSPQDAIIYSSVITNVMQQSVGEEKVFVSRNWKDFEQEEILEELQNYKCKFFSNFHHALGYIQSRL, from the coding sequence GTGGAATCGAATTTCATACTTGAATTGGTTCTTGCACAAGAAGAAGCAACAGCGGCAGAGCAAATTCTTGATTTCGCTGAGATAAACCGCATTAAATTGGTGATACCTACTTTCTCTTTGATGGAGCCGTTCTGGACGATACAGGGAAGAGGGAAGCAGAGGAAAAGTATACAGCAGTCCTTAAATAAAGAATTGCAGCAATTGCAAAGGTCCGTTTATAACCAGGAACTTGTTTCAGTGCTACAACCATTAACAAAGACAATTATTGATGTTGAAATCAAAGAGAGAGATATGCTTGAGAAGGTGTTGGGTCGATTGTTACGAGTTGGCGAAACAATCGATATAACATCAACAATTTATGAGGGTTCTATTCGTTATCAGGAAGAATTAGACTTATCTCCACAAGATGCAATTATTTATTCATCAGTTATTACCAACGTAATGCAACAATCTGTAGGGGAAGAGAAAGTCTTTGTGAGTCGTAATTGGAAAGACTTCGAACAAGAAGAGATTTTGGAGGAACTACAAAATTATAAATGTAAGTTCTTTTCCAATTTTCATCATGCGTTGGGTTATATTCAATCGAGACTGTAA
- a CDS encoding ADP-ribosylglycohydrolase family protein, translating to MAAHILNEQDYYNTVYGGWLGKNIGGTLGAPDEGKKELLTLDFYPSLKELPLANDDLDLQLVWLHALEQYGPKLTCKELGQEWIEHVFFPFDEYGYALTNIRRGIQPPLAGKFNNPFTNCMGSPIRSEIWGMVAPGAPHIAAHYAYQDAVVDHAGGEGVYGEMFFAAIESAIFMEKDRDKLIAIGLSYIPETSRTAKALYDLLKWHREGKSWIEARKLILEHHGRDNFTDAPQNIAFTILGWLYGEDFEDAILKAVNCGYDTDCTAATLAAILGMILGPDGLPEKWVKPIGDRIAISPPIKGFPVPADLDELTRRTIRMGKQVLAAWDSGIIVHPEMATDFAAATAEANDMVRKLWERDVAIDRRLLPQGSTEPLGLELLIDYGDRGPAISREQSKWLKLTLVNHSLEQWNGRLALDTPSEWDGTPAQGFTLEAGQSMSFDFEVHSKGMPAPAYELTAVITRIHDRSTWAELKETIVLVAASEWIISGPDQPEGVQASFIGNRLDWDKWMDTKQDGEYRAVTTIHNPSERKVRLITASNGLVSARFNGETIIACKTIEEFMPAYHRAPNSQYAEFVMTEGNHELEIIAQQNGAPLEVYVLPVAVNNTEQPGPFYYYTDMLFAN from the coding sequence ATGGCTGCTCACATACTGAACGAACAGGATTATTACAATACCGTCTATGGTGGATGGTTAGGTAAAAATATAGGGGGAACTCTTGGTGCGCCTGATGAGGGTAAAAAGGAACTGCTTACGTTAGATTTCTATCCTTCGCTGAAGGAGTTACCACTGGCAAACGACGATCTTGACCTGCAACTCGTTTGGCTGCATGCGCTGGAGCAATATGGCCCGAAGCTAACGTGTAAGGAATTGGGACAGGAATGGATCGAGCATGTGTTCTTCCCTTTTGACGAATATGGGTATGCGCTTACAAATATACGAAGAGGAATCCAGCCCCCTCTTGCTGGGAAGTTCAACAACCCGTTCACGAATTGCATGGGCTCGCCGATTCGTTCTGAGATTTGGGGAATGGTTGCTCCGGGGGCGCCTCATATCGCTGCGCATTATGCCTACCAGGATGCAGTCGTGGATCACGCAGGCGGCGAAGGTGTATATGGAGAGATGTTTTTTGCTGCGATAGAGAGTGCCATTTTCATGGAGAAAGATCGAGATAAGCTGATTGCGATCGGATTATCTTATATACCAGAGACAAGTCGCACAGCGAAGGCGCTGTATGATTTGTTGAAGTGGCATCGCGAAGGCAAGAGCTGGATCGAGGCACGCAAGCTTATTCTGGAGCACCATGGCCGCGATAACTTCACCGATGCTCCGCAAAATATCGCTTTTACTATCCTGGGATGGCTGTACGGCGAAGACTTTGAGGATGCGATCTTAAAGGCAGTTAACTGTGGTTACGATACAGACTGCACGGCCGCTACACTTGCAGCGATTCTAGGAATGATTCTCGGACCGGACGGCTTACCAGAAAAGTGGGTGAAGCCGATTGGGGATCGAATCGCCATCAGTCCGCCCATTAAAGGGTTTCCTGTGCCAGCTGACCTGGACGAATTGACAAGACGAACGATTCGTATGGGGAAGCAGGTGCTGGCCGCTTGGGATTCGGGTATAATTGTACATCCGGAGATGGCAACTGATTTTGCCGCTGCGACTGCTGAAGCGAACGATATGGTTCGTAAGCTATGGGAGCGTGATGTGGCGATTGATCGCAGGCTGCTGCCTCAAGGTTCGACTGAGCCGCTTGGACTAGAGCTTCTCATTGATTATGGTGATAGGGGGCCGGCGATTAGTCGGGAACAAAGTAAATGGTTGAAGCTAACATTGGTGAACCATTCACTTGAGCAATGGAACGGTAGGCTTGCATTAGACACACCGAGCGAATGGGATGGAACGCCAGCGCAAGGCTTCACACTGGAGGCCGGTCAATCTATGAGCTTTGACTTCGAGGTTCATAGCAAGGGAATGCCTGCTCCTGCCTATGAGTTGACGGCAGTCATTACAAGGATTCATGATCGATCAACCTGGGCTGAGCTTAAGGAGACGATCGTGCTGGTTGCTGCAAGCGAATGGATCATCTCGGGCCCTGATCAGCCAGAAGGAGTGCAAGCCAGCTTCATCGGCAATCGATTGGATTGGGATAAGTGGATGGATACGAAGCAGGATGGAGAGTATCGAGCAGTAACTACGATTCATAATCCAAGCGAACGCAAGGTTAGGTTGATTACTGCTTCTAATGGTTTGGTATCCGCTAGATTCAATGGTGAGACGATTATAGCGTGCAAGACGATTGAGGAGTTCATGCCAGCCTATCACCGCGCGCCGAATAGTCAATATGCCGAGTTTGTCATGACTGAAGGGAATCACGAATTGGAGATCATAGCACAACAGAATGGAGCGCCACTTGAGGTGTATGTGTTGCCTGTGGCAGTGAATAATACGGAGCAACCAGGTCCATTCTATTATTATACTGACATGTTGTTTGCTAACTAG
- a CDS encoding sulfatase — MKRPNILIIYTDQQRWDALGANGNKEIITPRLDRLASEGMNFDHYFVQSPICMPSRVSFLTGQYPSSLGITHMGVPVPEDTVTLPRLLRNYGYRTGNIGKLHFLPHANRDHRDIHPSYGFDHLEISDEPGCYEDAYRAWVRRNYPGEEKDISLGLPPATKIYQNLMVLDDGIEHPVREARCAHPFPGRSEITHTAFVAEQTISFIKRHQHEPWCCVAGIYSPHSPWVAPKEFLDLYEPDRLSLPEYAPDYEAERQRSGTCTDEELRSVKHGYYAMISEVDYHAGRMLDTLEELGLQDNTIVIYTSDHGEFLGDYLRYGKSYPGPDCISRVPLIIRWPAGMVRSGQTISHLVEGVDVVPTLLDSIGIPVPEPLKGQSLFPLFQDRPYEPKACALMEHTGWRNIRTQQHRYLLESNGQEKLFDLDKDPREYTNVADQPEYREVLAESRRLLAHRMLQIETPRRRTWTY; from the coding sequence ATGAAGCGTCCTAATATTTTAATTATATATACCGATCAACAACGCTGGGATGCGCTGGGGGCTAATGGCAACAAGGAGATCATCACACCGCGGCTGGATCGGCTGGCTAGCGAAGGGATGAATTTCGACCATTATTTCGTTCAAAGTCCGATATGTATGCCTAGTCGTGTCAGCTTCTTGACGGGGCAATATCCATCGAGTCTGGGCATTACCCATATGGGTGTGCCGGTACCGGAGGACACGGTCACCTTACCGAGGCTGCTCCGTAATTACGGGTACCGCACTGGAAATATAGGTAAGCTGCACTTTCTGCCTCATGCCAATCGGGATCACCGTGACATCCATCCCTCCTATGGGTTCGATCACTTGGAGATCTCCGATGAACCGGGATGCTATGAGGATGCATACCGAGCTTGGGTCAGAAGGAATTATCCGGGTGAGGAGAAGGACATCAGTCTTGGACTGCCACCGGCTACGAAGATATATCAGAACTTGATGGTTCTGGATGATGGAATCGAGCATCCCGTACGCGAAGCGCGATGTGCTCACCCATTCCCGGGCCGGTCCGAGATCACACATACAGCATTTGTGGCGGAGCAGACGATTTCTTTCATTAAGCGTCATCAGCATGAGCCATGGTGCTGTGTCGCTGGCATATATTCGCCACACTCCCCGTGGGTGGCACCTAAGGAGTTTTTGGACCTATATGAGCCCGACCGGTTAAGCTTGCCCGAATATGCGCCAGACTATGAAGCTGAACGCCAGCGTTCAGGTACGTGCACAGATGAAGAGCTACGTTCGGTTAAGCATGGGTACTATGCAATGATCAGCGAAGTCGATTATCACGCAGGACGCATGCTGGATACGCTTGAAGAATTAGGGCTGCAGGACAATACGATCGTCATCTATACCTCTGATCATGGCGAGTTTCTAGGAGATTACCTGCGCTATGGGAAGTCTTACCCTGGACCTGATTGTATCAGTCGTGTACCGCTTATTATCCGATGGCCGGCAGGGATGGTCCGATCAGGGCAGACGATCTCCCATCTGGTGGAGGGGGTTGATGTGGTTCCTACCTTGCTCGACAGCATAGGCATTCCGGTCCCCGAGCCATTGAAGGGTCAGTCGCTGTTCCCACTGTTCCAAGATCGTCCATATGAGCCCAAGGCATGCGCGCTAATGGAGCATACCGGCTGGAGAAACATCCGCACGCAGCAACACAGGTACTTGCTGGAGTCGAACGGGCAGGAAAAGCTGTTCGATCTAGACAAGGATCCGCGGGAATACACGAATGTGGCAGATCAGCCCGAGTATCGGGAGGTGTTGGCTGAATCGCGGCGACTCCTTGCTCATCGGATGCTGCAGATCGAAACGCCGCGCCGACGAACCTGGACGTATTGA
- a CDS encoding AraC family transcriptional regulator, whose translation MYYSLSRLSSLDVKWAGLYDASSPSFQWNHYNPYYQLIAAVEGPVHIDAGQQQHTLRTGESLLLLPWEPHTGWNHGERQGQFFWTQFSCSPDISVFHTEGADLKIVHAEKTELRTTHASHEDLLVIPKLHLSNQRFRLLGLFEQLVAASNTPQGYFRFQQTLLLSEILRLIATSFLEQSDQDTSFPTSYITYRKLVNYLNNEYENEISTEDLEQAIDRKYGYLCHVFKKYADTTIVSYLHELRVQRAKYLLLHSDKSVGEIANEVGYQDPFYFSRIFKRLEGLSPQHYRNRKSTT comes from the coding sequence ATGTACTATTCCTTATCCAGACTCTCTTCACTAGATGTTAAATGGGCTGGATTGTACGATGCCAGCTCACCATCATTTCAATGGAATCACTATAATCCGTATTACCAGCTGATCGCGGCCGTCGAAGGTCCTGTTCATATTGACGCGGGGCAGCAGCAGCATACGCTCCGCACAGGTGAATCGTTGCTACTGCTCCCGTGGGAACCGCATACCGGCTGGAATCACGGCGAACGGCAAGGGCAGTTTTTCTGGACCCAATTCTCCTGCTCCCCTGACATCAGTGTATTTCATACGGAAGGAGCCGACCTGAAAATTGTCCATGCCGAGAAAACAGAGCTACGAACGACACATGCCAGTCACGAAGACCTGCTCGTTATTCCGAAGCTGCATCTGTCCAACCAACGCTTCCGATTACTTGGCTTGTTTGAGCAGTTGGTTGCAGCGTCGAACACACCTCAGGGGTATTTTCGGTTTCAACAGACACTGTTGCTCAGCGAGATCTTACGATTGATTGCCACTAGCTTCCTGGAACAGAGCGATCAGGACACTTCCTTTCCGACATCCTACATCACCTATCGTAAGCTGGTTAATTATCTGAATAATGAGTATGAGAATGAGATTAGCACTGAAGATTTGGAACAGGCTATCGATCGAAAGTACGGGTACTTGTGCCATGTGTTCAAAAAATATGCCGATACCACTATTGTCAGTTACCTTCACGAGCTGCGTGTCCAACGAGCCAAATACCTTCTGCTTCACTCTGATAAAAGTGTAGGAGAAATCGCAAATGAAGTTGGCTACCAGGATCCTTTCTATTTCAGTCGGATCTTCAAACGATTAGAAGGGCTGTCCCCTCAGCATTACCGTAATCGCAAGAGTACGACTTAA